From a region of the Candidatus Melainabacteria bacterium genome:
- a CDS encoding AAA family ATPase, with product MAVFGYIAKLALYGLIIAFVVLLATGKISLSRIFGGGAPGAGGRYAPQGGNGDAQGVADKTFGQWVDPETIKIRGFEDVAGIPEAISQFRKLKRQIVEQADAVKTIRKEEEEKKAKQNAKTGTKAVVTAAELMTRLQSAVKKSKFGGKLPQCVLLEGPPGTGKTLIITALAKECGVPVFVISGSDFVEMFVGLGANRVREMFSDAREKRPCIIFIDEIDAVGRARSSGPGSHPEADQTLNQILVELQGLNTGNQNFGLWILAAT from the coding sequence ATGGCGGTGTTTGGCTACATTGCCAAACTCGCCTTGTACGGCTTGATTATCGCCTTTGTCGTCTTGCTCGCAACTGGCAAGATCAGTCTGAGTCGAATCTTTGGTGGTGGCGCTCCTGGTGCTGGCGGTCGATATGCTCCGCAAGGCGGAAATGGAGACGCGCAGGGTGTGGCCGACAAGACGTTTGGGCAGTGGGTCGATCCTGAGACGATCAAGATCCGGGGCTTCGAAGACGTAGCGGGTATTCCAGAAGCGATCTCGCAGTTTCGTAAGCTGAAACGGCAGATCGTCGAACAGGCAGACGCAGTCAAGACGATTCGCAAGGAAGAGGAAGAGAAGAAAGCGAAGCAGAACGCTAAAACCGGCACCAAAGCGGTGGTGACAGCAGCCGAGTTGATGACGAGATTGCAATCAGCGGTCAAGAAATCGAAGTTCGGTGGCAAGCTGCCTCAATGCGTTCTGCTTGAAGGCCCTCCCGGCACAGGCAAAACGCTCATCATCACTGCGCTGGCGAAAGAGTGTGGCGTGCCTGTGTTCGTAATCTCAGGCTCGGACTTCGTGGAGATGTTCGTTGGTCTGGGTGCCAACCGTGTGCGTGAGATGTTCTCGGATGCGCGTGAAAAGCGTCCTTGCATCATCTTTATCGACGAAATCGACGCAGTCGGTCGTGCGCGTTCGAGTGGTCCCGGTTCACATCCTGAAGCCGACCAAACGCTAAACCAGATCCTGGTGGAGCTGCAAGGGCTGAATACCGGCAACCAGAACTTCGGGCTGTGGATACTGGCTGCGACCA